The DNA region cactTTGAGTTTGAATTAATGAGCATTCCGTTTGTTTGAacagattccgattttctttccaaGAACTATAATTGacagcatatacaaacaaaaatctaattttctcCAATGGCAAATTTTACATTCATAATAAAAGAaattacaggatcttctctcacttaactctccaaaataaagtgctctgtgactgcaaagaggtagaaataacaattaactacaaaggagttgctttatataacaatgTCATTtccaatatttttataaatggacctttgtctctttttttactcgtctaacaaaacaatttcaaagatgacaagcctatgaacaaaactgaagtgtccaatatgcTCAACATTGACAATAAGCTTacattagatgtccaaatatcagttgtaaaatgGATTGCTGCTTCGGGATCAGCTTGTAACAGACTGCGTGTACGACATGACACGAGATTTAACAACTCGTGCAACGTGAGATCGGAAAAGTACCGCCTAATCTGTATCGTGTATTTCGGGctgaggaaatgtatcagatttctgaagcatctcctcaactatggagaactgCTGGTCATCCaaggccatgaattccataagtTTCCTCATAATTGCTTTGGTATATTCAATGCTCATACCAAGATATAAGACGCTgttggctctgagctctggctagctttagccgctttcccttttttagcttcttcaaactgGACatgttcagctgggtgatggtgttttaagtgTCCAATTcggtttgttgttccgaacgtTACTGTGGTGGTTCCCCACTGTTTACTtcagccttacaattattacaaatggagaactttatgtattcttcactcataGTGAAGAACTTCCAAGCCAACGACATGTTTACAAGctgctgtgacgttattgcctgcgatgctggcaacaaaacggaccggttCGGAAAGACACGAGGCTGACTGGCCGGACACCGGTCTGGGCATGCGGAAAAACGGCTGattggccggtcgatcggtgcatctctatttgaacattccgtcaaaaTACGTTTTTTACAATATTGGATGGTCCATTGTTTGAAAACCGTAAGTCTGATTAGTTAGAAACAATACAGCACACTGTTCCTGAACaatctgaaggtctgtaccaaatTTGAAGGATGTAGCTCAAAAGCACCAGTCAGAAATGTAAGGaactttaaacctaaacaaaGCTAAACTTCGCCAAGCCAATGTAATTAAATAGACTTAAAATTCACCATCCAATCAAATCCCTAAAAACCCAAGTTCCACCCAACATTTCCATAATCTCTTCCACTCATGTatacaaagaaaaaacaacacattatGGAAGTGAAACGAGTTACAAATCCTGAAAACCTCACGGCGGCCATTTCTGACCTGTTCATGTTGGTGAGCTTCTGATCGCAGGACTGTTCGGCCGTTCTCTTGTTTCCAGAAAGATCTCGACCCCCTGAGCCCGTGTATGTGAACTCATTACCGTCATCCTGAAATGAGAGAAGTGGTAGGTAAACAGAAGGGAACGTTTGCACTCCGAGACGGATGTTTTGGGGGCGAGTATCGATTAACGTACCACGTCGTCTTCGTAGCCCCCGGCGAGGACGAGAGAATAAGCGCCATCGTTACTCCTGCCGTGAATTCCAGCGACATGAGGCCTGTGAACTCCCGATTCACTCACCTGATAGTTACATTAAAAAACCTTAATATCTAACCATCCATTTCAAAACATCCTCATCAGTATCATATCAAGTCATTGGCAGCAAGAAAAGGGATTTAACAGATCATAAATGCTCACCTGCACTCTAAACTTCCACTGAGTACCCACGGGCACTCCAGGAACGGGACCGTAATGGTTGGAAGGGACGATGGTGCACTGTTTAGTGCGACCGACACACGCCATACCCTACAAACGAAAACACTTGAGTCTAATTCTTGTGAATACATCGGAGAAATCTCAATGTTTTATTACCAAACTGTTTAAGCGAATCGCACCTTTCCCCAATCCCTCTGACTAGACGAGCTCGCCGAAGCCATCTTTGATTTCTTCTTGCTTTCCTTTAGCTTCTCTCCGGCCAGAACCACCTCAGTGGCGTCATTGCGACATTCTGGACAGTACCTGGAAAATTTAAGCAAAGAAAATGAACTTATGTTCCTGTTTGGAGAAATCGGACCTAAATGTCTCCGATTAACCTTGACTGAGAATCAAACATGGTGGAAACTTTCCTTTTAGCGGCTTAGCATTCAAAAGCAagattaaaacaatataaatcacAACTGAAAACAGAAGCTGCATGATTGGCATGCTTAGCAAGCACTAATTAGATGAACTAATTTACCAATCCTCGTCTTCTGGGATGGTGGTTAGCGGCGGGTTTAGGCAGTAGATGTGGAACGCCATGTCACATTCATCACACAGAAGCTGTTTATCTGGATCCTGCTTCACGCCGCACACATGACAGTTACACACGCGACAGTTCTTCTTTAGATCATCTTTGCAAATTTTACACTCCGGTCCATTTGATCCTGATTACAAACACGAGGGAAAATAATGCACGTAATGTGACGCATTTCAAATAGGACATATATTCGGACCAGAGTTGAAAATTAAACGatgaaatgtatcaaataaaaatGCAGACTTACTCTTGAGAGGGCTGTCGGAAGAAGCCCCTGGTCCCTCCGAACTTCCGGGCTCTTCGATCTTGTAGATTTCAGTCACGAACATTATACGACAGTCGTTAAGAGAATCGCCAGCTTCCCTTTAAAATCACAGGCAGAaattgtaagtaaaaaaaaatggcgAGTAAGACAATGTGCAACTCAATTTTGACGGAACAGATCCCATATTTCAATTCAACGCAATTAATACCAGATTCGCGAAGGACGGAAGTACACCATATTATAAACtttagaaaatgttaaaatcCTTATTGAAAACACGAATAGAACGAATGCGTGTAAATTGTTCATACAAGCATTCTtatataaatgatgcaacaatTCATTCTGCTCATTAAATGCAACAATTTATGCAAGAATGGCTTTTGAACAATTTGAAGAAATCTTCTGCTCATTGACAATTTGCATAAGAATGGTTAACGAACAAATCGAAATTTTACACTATGTACGTAACAAAAATGTACGTAGATGTAATAAAACGCATgagaaaaatatttacaaagtttTATGCAAATgtacttacaaaaatgtacaaagaaaaaacaaaatccaaaattttaagtaactgtatatatatataaaaaaaagttttacgtaaaagatgctggctaccacccctggggttcgccaattcaaatccagggtgtgctgaataaCTCccgtcaggtctccttagcaaccaaattggcctggttgctagggagggtagagtcacatggggtaacctcctcgtggtcgctataatgtggttctcgctctcggtggagcgtgtggtgagttgtgcgtggatgccgcggtggatggcgtgaagcctccacatgtgctacggcTCCGTggaaacgcgctcaacaagccacttgagcAAATGATTCGTGTtccgctacccggattgaggaAGAGTCGCCACCACGAGGGGATTCCAAATTGGCGGGAAAACAAATAGTTTTACACAAGTGTAcggacaaaaaaatgtaaataaaaattggggcaaaagtacaaacaaaaaTGACGTTTTACATAAAAgtgcaaataaaaacatttgaggtTTTacacaaaaccttttttttacaCTAACGTACAAACAAAATGCAAAAGATTTCACGCAAATGTCAAACAAAACCGTATGCATTTTTACCATCAAAATTGGTTCTGCTCGCAATTCGTGATAAATGCCCATTTTGTTCACATTACAGTGTGGATGATCTAGTTAGCTTCTGCAAATTAAGTGCCTGGTCACAACCATCATCATGCATGAGGCAACTTCAGGAAGCTCAAATGAGGTCTTTGTCCTTTAGTTTCTACAGTCAGTGTTAAAACAGATGTTTTAAATGCCACCATACCCGAGCAGGATCTTGCCGAAAACTTCACGCTGGGTCCGCGTTTCCCTCTTCCTCTGGATCTCAGCATCGTACCAGTAGCCGCGCTCCTTGGGCTCATCAGGGTTAAAGTTCACCATCACAATCATGCCCTGCTCCAGCTGGTGCCACTGGTAAACCGTGCGCGCTCTGGGGCGTACATCCTTACCACGCATCTGCACCACGCCGTTCTCTGGGTAACTGCACAGACCACAGTCAGGATGATGGGTAATTAACATTCAACTGCTGTGGGATGGGTTTAACAGAAAGCCTTTGATAGACTAACAGTTTAAGACATATGAATGGAGCGCTTGCAACTTTTGAGATGTTAACAGCTGCAGAAGTGTTCAGAGACAAATACAGGTGTTCTACAAGCGATGCACAGAAATTGGGGAACTGAAAAGCACAAGTTCCACAATTTGGATagttatgtacacattttggCCAACATTGACAGGGTTAGCCCTAGCCTATCATTTTCATATTGACCAATAAGCAATATGCTATAtacacaatgcattataaatcagttttgcctttttaaaaacacttaaaatagaCTCACTCTTCATATTTCACATGGTAAATGATCTCTTCTGCATCAGTTCCACCATCTTCTGCTGAGGACTTGGTCACGTTGACGATCTGCGCTTCAAACCAAGCTCCCATGTTCAAGTCTCGAGCATCCACAAACTCATTTATctgaaatgaacatttttagTCAACGAGCCTAGATAAAAATGACCAGCGCTAAAAAGCAATAACCATTAATAGTagttgttatattattattattattatttcaatattttcccGAATATACCTTATAAAACCCGAAGCCGGGCTCGATGAGGTCCGGTGTGTCAATTTGGCCTGAGGTTCCGGCGCTCTGAGCTTCACTCTCGCCGTGGGTCGAGCACTTATCAGACTCGCTCTGGGCCGACCCGCAACCAGAGTCAGAGTCGGAGAGCTCAGCCTCTTTGATAGGCTCCTTCAATAGCGGGGCGGAAGGGGCGCTTGGTCGCACCAGCAGCTGTACGATGTCGTTCAAACCCACGTTATAGTCAAAGAGAGTGTGACCGTCTTCCATCTACAACGAACAAATAATTTACTAAAATCTAAAGCAAAACAACATGAAATAAATGTCTTAATGGTCTAATTGTGAACGACATCTTCATaatcattaattaaaatgtaaaaacttgctccacctctgtaACGACTTTAAAGGCTAGGTTATAATTCGGTTTTACACTTGCGGCTACATTTCACGCTCTAGcgtttcaaagtatactctttcgACCGCGAACCCGTACTGACAAGTTCAACGCACGTGCACTACAACTGCTTCGCGATATTGTTAGCGGTCAGCGGCAGCCGCGAAACGTCCGCGTGTCAAGACGTAGCCTGCACGAGGGTGCACAATCCACGCGTAATGTGCGAATGACGAAAAATGCGCCTTGTGGAAAATCGAAGTATAAATTGTTGTTCAGTTTACATGTCAGGAACTATATCTTCTAGCGGGAGGGTGCTGcttatcattttcattttaatttgtgcgctTTTTCGTAGTAGCCTCACCGTTTTCTAGAAGCAATAAGGAACGAGATACTTTCACTGCGAGTATATCCGAAATACAGCACATCATCTCATAACTTATTGCTAGAGTTAAGACGAAATTCAGATTTGTGAACGATTCAGTGAACGTTTTCCAAAATAATTTAATCTTCGGCATTTtttactgtactataaaaacttgCCCCACCTCAGCAACCACCTTTACTAAAGGCTTGGGTATAATTCGGTTTTCCGCATTCTGCTACGTCTCACGGACAGTTTCGCGCCCTAGCGTTTCAACGATAAACTTTTTGAGCGTGAGCCGTATCTTAAGTTCAACGCACGTGCACTACAACTGCTTCACGATATTCTTAGCAGTCAACGGCAGGCGCGAAACGCCCGCTTGTCTAGAACACCTAGCCTGCACGCAGGTGCGATCCACACGTAACGTGCTAATGACGAAATATGCGCCATGGAAAACCGAAGTATAAATTGTTGTTCAGTTTAAATGTCAGGAACTATATCTACTAGCAGGAGGAGGCCGCTTAACAAATTTACttagcattttaattttaatttgtgcacttAATTTTTATGTAgtaactgttttataaaagcaataaagatCTTGAGGCCCTTTCGCTGCGAGCACATTAAAATTAAATCGCACTACATCTCTTACCTTATTGCTGGAGTTAACATGAAATTCAAATGTTAATGATTCAACGTACGTTTTCCGAAAGCAACTTTCACCTTCATAATTaaaaattgaaatgtaaaaacttgctccacctctgcaACAGCTTCACTAAAGTCTTGAGTTTAATTTGGTATTCCGCTAGCCGCTACGTCTCAC from Xyrauchen texanus isolate HMW12.3.18 chromosome 50, RBS_HiC_50CHRs, whole genome shotgun sequence includes:
- the LOC127641028 gene encoding E3 ubiquitin-protein ligase UHRF1 — translated: MWIQVRTMDGKETHRVDSLSKLTKVDELRGKILELFNVEPDRQRLFYRGKQMEDGHTLFDYNVGLNDIVQLLVRPSAPSAPLLKEPIKEAELSDSDSGCGSAQSESDKCSTHGESEAQSAGTSGQIDTPDLIEPGFGFYKINEFVDARDLNMGAWFEAQIVNVTKSSAEDGGTDAEEIIYHVKYEDYPENGVVQMRGKDVRPRARTVYQWHQLEQGMIVMVNFNPDEPKERGYWYDAEIQRKRETRTQREVFGKILLGEAGDSLNDCRIMFVTEIYKIEEPGSSEGPGASSDSPLKRSNGPECKICKDDLKKNCRVCNCHVCGVKQDPDKQLLCDECDMAFHIYCLNPPLTTIPEDEDWYCPECRNDATEVVLAGEKLKESKKKSKMASASSSSQRDWGKGMACVGRTKQCTIVPSNHYGPVPGVPVGTQWKFRVQVSESGVHRPHVAGIHGRSNDGAYSLVLAGGYEDDVDDGNEFTYTGSGGRDLSGNKRTAEQSCDQKLTNMNRALALNCNAAVNEKEGAEAKDWKAGKPVRVVRSSKGRKHSKYSPEDGNRYDGIYKVVKYWPEKGKSGFLVWRYMLKRNDDEPAPWTRDGKERIKKLGLTMQYPEGYLEAVAAKEKEKENKIEDDIEETPTKGKRKRKSQTVDEKSSPAKGTPKKMKVESYKLNKELKALIKDDELNKKLWDEAMESLSLGPRFLNKVEEDFLCICCQELVYQPITTECQHNVCRECLQRSFKAEVYTCPACRHDLGKNYQMMVNKPLQAILTQLFPGYSSGRL